One part of the Raphanus sativus cultivar WK10039 chromosome 7, ASM80110v3, whole genome shotgun sequence genome encodes these proteins:
- the LOC108829694 gene encoding uncharacterized protein LOC108829694, whose amino-acid sequence MDRVVKWSHGSDTICVLCNKAPESRNHLFFECDTSAQVWEYVVKGILKHEFTTIWSEIIHIISDKKREKMSLYCIRYAFQAVLYAIWRERNQIKHGEKMIPISTLKRVIEKGIRNKFSLVCKKRAKGMGELLQFWFSTRI is encoded by the coding sequence ATGGATAGAGTGGTGAAATGGAGCCATGGAAGTGATACGATCTGTGTTCTATGTAACAAGGCACCAGAATCTCGTAACCACTTATTCTTTGAATGTGATACTTCAGCTCAAGTTTGGGAATATGTTGTCAAGGGTATTCTGAAGCATGAATTCACCACTATCTGGTCAGAGATTATTCACATCATTTCAGACAAGAAAAGGGAGAAGATGAGCCTTTACTGCATCAGATATGCATTTCAAGCTGTCTTATATGCTATATGGAGAGAAAGAAACCAAATTAAGCATGGGGAGAAGATGATTCCTATTTCTACTCTCAAAAGAGTTATTGAGAAAGGAATAAGAAACAAATTCAGCTTGGTTTGCAAGAAAAGAGCCAAAGGCATGGGAGAGTTATTGCAGTTTTGGTTCTCAACCAGAATCTAA